One Oryza glaberrima chromosome 11, OglaRS2, whole genome shotgun sequence genomic region harbors:
- the LOC127755288 gene encoding ABC transporter G family member 25 produces MPPNGQDLHGGGRGGVVVLPPPPSSPPPPSKMDCFLSSVCTPLNLQFIDVAYRVKVSTTAAAAKGAPPGRISHAGGTGGGGGAQEERTILKGITGEARPGEVLAVLGPSGSGKSTLLSILGGRLAGRHAGTVLAGGRAPCRAVQRRTGFVAQDDVLHPHLTVRETLLFCAMLRLPASSPAAAKAAAAEAVIAELGLAPCADTIVGNAFVRGVSGGERKRVSIGHELLVNPSLLVLDEPTSGLDSTAAARLVATLSSLARRGRTVVMSVHQPSTRVYRMFDSVLLLAEGTCLYFGAGRDAMDYFAAVGFSPAFHVNPADFMLDLANGFAQTEYDNCNAADGGNVKQSLISSYNRVLAPRVKASINAGDVHGGEQQPPPPASESCSGCTSWSNQFAILLRRSLKERRHEAFTSLRLFQIIAPALVAGAMWWRSSPAAVGDRMGLLFFVSIFWGVFASFNAVFAFPQERPVLARERASGMYALSSYFMSRMAGDLPMELALPAAFTVIVYLMAGLNPSPAAFALTFAVILSYVLVAEGLGLAVGAVMMDAKRASTLVTVVMLAYLLTGGFYVHNVPGFMAWAKYTSFTYYCYRLLIAVQYSGRLARLLPPEEARGEASPAACVAALVAMFFAYRLLAYLALRRVRT; encoded by the exons ATGCCTCCGAATGGCCAGGACTtgcatggcggcggccgcggcggcgtagtcgtgctacctcctcctccttcgtcgccgccgccgccgtccaagaTGGACTGCTTCTTGTCCTCCGTCTGCACGCCGCTCAATCTCCAG TTCATCGACGTGGCGTACCGGGTCAAGGTGtcgaccacggcggcggcggcgaagggggcgccgccggggaggatATCGCACGCCGGGGGAacaggtggtggcggtggcgcgcagGAGGAGAGGACGATACTGAAGGGGAtcaccggcgaggcgaggccGGGGGAGGTGCTGGCGGTGCTGGGCCCATCGGGGAGCGGCAAGTCGACGCTGCTCTCCATCCtcggcggccgcctcgccggccgccacgccgGGACGGTGCTGGCGGGCGGGCgcgcgccgtgccgcgccgTGCAGCGGCGCACGGGGTTCGTGGCGCAGGACGACGTGCTCCACCCCCACCTCACCGTCCGCGAGACGCTCCTCTTCTGCGCCATGCTCCGCctcccggcctcctcccccgcagccgccaaggccgccgccgccgaggccgtgaTCGCCGAGCTGGGGCTCGCGCCGTGCGCCGACACCATCGTCGGCAACGCGTTCGTCCGCGGCGTGTCGGGGGGCGAGCGGAAGCGCGTCAGCATCGGGCACGAGCTGCTTGTGAACCCGagcctcctcgtcctcgacgAGCCCACCTCCGGCCtcgactccaccgccgccgcgcgcctcgtCGCCACGCTCTCGTCGCTGGCGCGCAGGGGCCGCACCGTCGTCATGTCCGTCCACCAGCCGTCCACCCGCGTCTACCGCATGTTCGactccgtcctcctcctcgccgagggGACCTGCCTCTACTtcggcgccggccgcgacgCCATGGACtacttcgccgccgtcggcttCTCGCCGGCCTTCCACGTCAACCCCGCCGACTTCATGCTCGACCTTGCCAACG GATTCGCTCAAACAGAGTATGATAATTGCAACGCAGCCGATGGCGGCAACGTGAAGCAGTCGCTGATCTCGTCGTACAACCGAGTGCTCGCGCCGCGGGTGAAGGCGTCCATCAACGCCGGCGACGtccacggcggcgagcagcagccaccgccgccggcttcggAGAGCTGCAGCGGGTGCACGAGCTGGTCGAACCAGTTCGCGATCCTGCTGCGGCGGAGCCTCAAGGAGCGGCGGCACGAGGCGTTCACGTCGCTGCGGCTGTTCCAGATCATCGCGCCGGCGCTGGTGGCGGGGGCCATGTGGTggcggtcgtcgccggcggcggtgggcgaccGGATGGGGCTCCTCTTCTTCGTCTCCATCTTCTGGGGCGTGTTCGCCTCCTTCAACGCCGTGTTCGCGTTCCCGCAGGAGCGGCCCGTGCTGGCGCGGGAGCGCGCGTCGGGGATGTACGCGCTCTCGTCCTACTTCATGTCGCGCATGGCGGGCGACCTCCCCATGGAGCTCGCGCTCCCCGCCGCGTTCACCGTCATCGTCTACCTCATGGCCGGGCTCaacccgtcgccggccgcgttCGCGCTCACGTTCGCCGTGATCCTCTCCTACGTGCTCGTCGCCGAGGGgctcggcctcgccgtcggcgccgtcaTGATGGACGCCAAGCGCGCCTCCACGCTCGTCACCGTCGTCATGCTCGCCTACCTCCTCACCGGCGGTTTCTACGTCCACAACGTGCCGGGGTTCATGGCGTGGGCCAAGTACACCTCCTTCACCTACTACTGCTACCGGTTGCTCATCGCCGTGCAGTACAgcggccgcctcgcccgcctcctcccgccggagGAGGCCCGCGGCGAGGCCAGCCCGGCCGCCTGcgtcgccgcgctcgtcgccATGTTCTTCGCCTACCGGCTGCTCGCCTACCTCGCGCTCCGCCGGGTCAGGACGTGA